In Arachis hypogaea cultivar Tifrunner chromosome 17, arahy.Tifrunner.gnm2.J5K5, whole genome shotgun sequence, a single window of DNA contains:
- the LOC140180938 gene encoding uncharacterized protein, with the protein MGVVSRRRRRALPPSSLELQPPLFAIPNCCCCRYHDRYHHREDEKRERGIEHMQRERRRRGVVSVAVLPPLLSPPSPSVEIAAAGGVPASYPCCRVLLLLSLGHMATAVGFTAERSPSRERKKVAMESSAAAATINVTGVYNCCRHW; encoded by the coding sequence ATGGGCGTGGTCTCGCGCCGTCGCCGCCGCGCCTTGCCTCCGTCGTCGTTGGAGCTTCAACCACCGCTGTTCGCCATTCCAAACTGCTGTTGCTGCCGCTATCATGATCGTTACCATCACAGAGAAgatgagaagagagagagagggatagAACACATGCAGAGAGAGAGAAGGCGTCGCGGGGTGGTTTCCGTCGCCGTTCTGCCGCCGCTGCTCTCGCCGCCATCGCCGTCGGTTGAGATCGCCGCCGCTGGCGGTGTACCGGCGTCGTACCCTTGCTGCCGAGTGTTACTGCTGCTGTCACTTGGGCACATGGCTACTGCTGTTGGGTTCACTGCAGAAAGGAGTCCGAGCAGAGAGAGGAAGAAGGTGGCCATGGAGTCCTCCGCTGCTGCCGCTACTATCAACGTTACTGGAGTTTACAATTGCTGCCGTCATTGGTGA